A stretch of bacterium DNA encodes these proteins:
- a CDS encoding response regulator has product MKRLDTATRSNSYDAANQNTTQSNEHRRSSRTILLIDDDDLVAQTLSMMLSTSNYDVRIANNGLDALKIFKNEPIGLVISDLLMPSLSGWDVVERIRQLSQNVPVFIITGYLNELLDKQKERVESLGINEILLKPVRMKDLIDKVAPYVGRKEMRAACNTQPSPPISPFL; this is encoded by the coding sequence ATGAAGCGACTTGATACAGCGACGCGATCAAATTCTTACGACGCTGCAAATCAAAACACGACACAATCAAACGAACACCGAAGATCCAGCCGTACTATCTTGTTAATTGATGACGATGATTTGGTAGCGCAAACGCTAAGCATGATGCTTTCGACTTCAAATTACGATGTTCGTATTGCCAATAACGGTCTTGACGCACTAAAAATATTCAAAAATGAACCGATCGGTCTAGTCATATCTGACCTATTGATGCCAAGTCTTTCAGGGTGGGATGTCGTAGAGAGAATCAGACAACTGTCGCAAAATGTTCCCGTTTTTATTATTACAGGTTATTTAAACGAATTGTTAGATAAACAAAAAGAGCGGGTTGAATCATTAGGGATTAATGAAATACTTCTAAAACCCGTTCGCATGAAAGATCTGATTGATAAAGTTGCGCCTTATGTCGGCAGAAAAGAAATGCGCGCAGCATGTAACACACAACCGTCGCCCCCCATTTCCCCTTTCTTATAG